DNA from Pirellulales bacterium:
CGCCAAAAGCGATCGATCGGAAAGGCGCTTGTCGCGAAATTGCAACACGTGCACGCCCGTGCCGACCAGCGCTTCGGCGAGCTTGGCCATTTCTTCGACCGAACCACGGCCATCGATCAATACGTACAATCGCGCATCGGCGAGCCGCGCGAGGCTATCGCTCGTCGAAAGGATGGCCCGGCCGATCGTGTAGGCCCGATAGCGCAGCGACTCGAGTTGCGAGGCGACGCCGGGATCGAACAACTTCGCGAATTCTTCCAGGCTGCGCAGGGCTTGTTGCACGCGTTGCAGCGCGGCATTGACAACGGCAGCGGCGTCCGGGCGACGCTGCTCCGCCGATGTGGAAATCCCGGTGCCGACGTCGCCCGGCGTGTCACGAGCCGCCAAGCGGTCGGCCGTCGAAACGGCCGCGAGTGCAGTGGTCAGATCGTGGCGCATTTGCTTGGCGAGCGCCGTGAGATGCCGGTCATCGAGCGCGAAGCGGACGAAATCTTCGACCACGCGAAGCCCCTCGCTTGCCCGATTTGCGGCCGCATCGATAATCCGCAGGACACCGATTTCCGGGATGGCGGGCCGCCGCGAATCGTGCGACACCGAGTCGCCGGCCGGCGCACGGGTGCTGGCGACGGAAATCGCGTCGCGCGCGGCAGTGCGCAGTTCGCGGTTATCCGATTCGCTGCCGTCTTGCTGGGGCTGCTGGCCCGCCGTTGTCGACCAATCAACCACGAGCGGCCCGGGATCGTGGCCGTAGAGTCGATGAATCTCCCGTTCGAGTTGATCGCGATGCAAGCCGCGCTGCTTTAGCCATGTCGTCACTTCGGTCTGGGTGGAGGCGATGCCGAGCAACAGGTGTTCGGTCGCCAGTTCCAAGGGCTGCGGATAGTCGACCAGACAATGCGATGCAGCTGCGACAGCCGCTTGCACCTCCTCCGACCAACGCCGGCCTGAGCCGGGCAAAAAATCGTCGGCCGGCAACGAGACCAGCTCGGGCCAGCGATCGAGCACCACCACGGTTTCGACGCCGATGTCGGCCAGCATTCGCGCCGCCCGGCAGTCGGGCTCGCTCAACAGTCCGAGCAGAAGTTCGACCAAACCGATGGGCGATAGCACGAGTTCGGCCGACGGCCCGACGGCCGCTTCCAGGGCCGCAAGATCGGCTTCGGGCAGCCAGTTCGCCGCTTCAGTAAATGCCCTTTGGGCGCCGGGCGTGAGAAGAGTGTGCATTCTTGGGAAACCGGCACGGAATAAATGCAAGCGTGGCGACGCTACGAACAACGGTTGCCCGCACCATCTGCCGCTAGTCCTGATTCGTTCAATTTCGCAAAACATGGGCGTTTCTGCAAACGGCCAAAATAGGCACCGCACCGGAGCGAATCCTTAGCCGAATTGCCCTTTGCGGCCTGATGGCGTTTTGGGATACTCCGCGCCGCCATGGACTTTCAATAGCGGCGATACTGGCCGAGGCAGGGACACACGCGGCGAGAAGCTGGCATGGACGGGAGAATGGTTCACTATTCGA
Protein-coding regions in this window:
- a CDS encoding thiamine phosphate synthase, with protein sequence MHTLLTPGAQRAFTEAANWLPEADLAALEAAVGPSAELVLSPIGLVELLLGLLSEPDCRAARMLADIGVETVVVLDRWPELVSLPADDFLPGSGRRWSEEVQAAVAAASHCLVDYPQPLELATEHLLLGIASTQTEVTTWLKQRGLHRDQLEREIHRLYGHDPGPLVVDWSTTAGQQPQQDGSESDNRELRTAARDAISVASTRAPAGDSVSHDSRRPAIPEIGVLRIIDAAANRASEGLRVVEDFVRFALDDRHLTALAKQMRHDLTTALAAVSTADRLAARDTPGDVGTGISTSAEQRRPDAAAVVNAALQRVQQALRSLEEFAKLFDPGVASQLESLRYRAYTIGRAILSTSDSLARLADARLYVLIDGRGSVEEMAKLAEALVGTGVHVLQFRDKRLSDRSLLACCRRLREITARSATLLVMNDRPDLAALVHADGVHVGQDELGVKEVRQIVGPRMLVGVSTHSIAQARRAVIDGANYIGVGPTFSSSTKSFPELAGLAVAREVAIEIRLPAFAIGGIGFENLAEVLATGIGRVAVSGAIVSSADPVAAARQMLDRLQ